In Flavobacterium cerinum, one genomic interval encodes:
- a CDS encoding fibronectin type III domain-containing protein, producing MKKIYLLLLLVVSLTAGAQTLYPYLQNVTPNSVYVTWKTESNTETIVEYGTSANDLNVTVTGNTNIFTDSGYPGNYFYHNVKLINLAPNTKYYYKIKTGASVSDVYSFKTLPNPGQAATADGHIRFLIMGDNQLKAVPRYDSLVSAAKRKIREKWGTGLPPEDNIAMTFMVGDQVDVGTLDHYEHVHFKKNRALSGNIPIQTTVGNHETYGTLGMQSYYDHFYISELSYKGISSGTENYYAQQAGNVLFISMSSEHTGAAQMNWLQQVVAAANTDTTVDWIFSLSHRPYQAEQYVGDISTWVRNTAVPFLTTSSKYIMHIGAHHHLYHRGQLKNTPTYNIISGGTAWDQYWGMSSEQDFEDVQKTICNWIYQIVDIDVVNGKMDVESYSIGSVDQWKNNQLMDAFHHHKNKPAPAKPSIQNTFTGNVTLPLTLEGSPYTTTTNELLNTTQFQISKTADFNIITKEVYRDFENLYGIYQTQKDSTVDRNLGVDITKMTLAANAIPNGDYYVKLRYRDRNLGWSQWSDVKMFTVTGSNVVNTAIVTDAVTYAQSSPIKVNYTDAPASSSTWIGLYKEGQTPGSATPSQTWQYTNGSPNGVITFTNGLANKGRYYAAIFSNGGYTEIAPRQYFYVGPVPTVSTDQEEYAVGMPVTVTFSNGPQLVKDWIGIYKMGHIPGEVTATAYQYVTTASGTLTFTNLPTGYYYAEYFLQDGYNAIGNKAFFKVGNLVTELWINKPVYDLGEQIVASWTDAPGIVKDWLGIYHEGENPNIDPLLSYTYFNGQAEGTLALTGTALPTETGNYFLVMFTNDSYNEVSNRVSFEVVDGTLGGDKFKIDNGLKVYPNPTNNTNQTIVQSDYPIDLIEIFNTEGKLMYATKNVNNNKYSLITQDLPTGIYILKIHSRKLFTAKLIVK from the coding sequence ATGAAAAAAATTTACTTGTTACTGCTCCTGGTAGTCAGTCTGACTGCCGGGGCGCAAACGCTGTATCCGTATTTACAGAACGTCACGCCAAACTCGGTTTATGTGACCTGGAAAACCGAAAGTAATACAGAAACGATTGTAGAATATGGAACTTCTGCAAACGACCTGAACGTTACCGTTACCGGAAACACCAACATTTTTACCGATTCCGGCTATCCTGGGAATTATTTTTACCACAATGTAAAGCTGATCAACTTAGCACCAAACACCAAGTATTATTACAAAATTAAAACCGGCGCTTCGGTTTCGGATGTTTATTCGTTTAAAACGCTTCCAAATCCGGGACAAGCAGCTACAGCAGACGGACATATTCGTTTTCTGATTATGGGAGATAATCAGTTAAAAGCAGTACCGCGTTACGATTCTTTGGTATCGGCTGCAAAGCGTAAGATTCGTGAAAAATGGGGGACAGGATTGCCTCCGGAAGATAACATCGCGATGACGTTTATGGTAGGCGATCAGGTTGATGTAGGAACACTGGATCATTACGAGCATGTCCATTTTAAAAAGAACAGAGCTTTATCCGGTAATATTCCGATTCAGACGACAGTAGGAAACCACGAAACCTATGGTACGCTGGGAATGCAATCGTATTATGATCATTTTTATATCAGTGAATTGTCCTATAAAGGGATTTCGTCCGGAACAGAAAATTATTACGCACAGCAAGCCGGAAACGTATTATTTATCAGTATGAGCTCGGAGCATACCGGTGCGGCACAAATGAACTGGTTACAACAAGTTGTAGCAGCAGCGAATACAGATACTACTGTCGATTGGATTTTTTCATTAAGCCATCGTCCGTATCAGGCGGAACAATATGTAGGTGATATTTCAACCTGGGTACGAAATACGGCTGTTCCGTTTTTAACGACATCGTCAAAGTATATTATGCATATCGGGGCGCATCACCATTTATACCATCGCGGACAATTAAAGAATACACCTACTTATAATATCATCTCCGGAGGAACTGCCTGGGATCAGTATTGGGGAATGTCATCGGAACAGGATTTTGAAGATGTGCAGAAAACGATTTGTAACTGGATTTATCAGATTGTCGATATCGATGTGGTAAACGGTAAAATGGATGTGGAAAGCTATTCAATAGGAAGTGTGGACCAATGGAAAAACAACCAATTGATGGATGCGTTTCACCATCATAAAAACAAACCGGCTCCGGCTAAACCATCGATCCAGAATACCTTTACCGGAAATGTAACATTACCTTTAACGTTAGAGGGAAGTCCTTATACGACGACTACAAATGAATTATTAAATACGACTCAGTTTCAGATTTCAAAAACAGCCGATTTTAATATCATCACCAAAGAAGTATATCGCGATTTTGAAAATCTATACGGAATATATCAGACTCAGAAAGATTCTACTGTCGATCGTAATTTAGGTGTCGATATAACCAAAATGACATTAGCGGCTAATGCTATTCCAAATGGAGACTATTATGTAAAATTACGCTATAGAGATCGTAACTTAGGTTGGTCACAATGGAGTGATGTAAAAATGTTTACCGTTACCGGAAGTAATGTTGTAAATACGGCTATTGTAACGGATGCGGTTACCTATGCGCAAAGTAGTCCGATTAAAGTTAATTATACCGATGCTCCGGCGAGTTCTTCTACCTGGATCGGATTATATAAAGAAGGTCAGACACCGGGTTCTGCTACACCGTCACAGACCTGGCAGTATACAAACGGTAGCCCGAATGGTGTAATCACCTTTACTAACGGTTTGGCCAATAAAGGACGTTATTATGCGGCTATTTTTTCAAACGGCGGCTATACGGAAATTGCACCGCGTCAGTATTTTTATGTAGGACCGGTACCGACTGTTAGTACCGATCAGGAAGAATATGCTGTTGGAATGCCGGTTACCGTAACGTTTAGTAACGGACCGCAGTTGGTAAAAGACTGGATCGGAATTTATAAAATGGGACATATTCCGGGAGAAGTAACGGCAACGGCTTATCAATATGTGACGACTGCTTCGGGAACACTAACCTTTACTAATTTACCGACAGGTTATTATTATGCAGAATACTTTTTACAGGATGGTTATAATGCAATAGGAAACAAGGCTTTCTTTAAAGTTGGAAACCTGGTAACGGAATTATGGATTAACAAACCGGTTTACGATTTAGGAGAACAAATTGTTGCGTCCTGGACCGATGCACCGGGTATTGTAAAAGACTGGTTAGGAATTTACCACGAAGGAGAAAACCCGAATATCGATCCGTTATTAAGCTATACTTACTTTAACGGTCAGGCGGAAGGTACATTGGCCTTAACCGGAACGGCTTTGCCAACGGAAACAGGAAATTATTTTTTGGTGATGTTCACAAACGATTCCTATAATGAAGTATCCAACCGGGTTTCATTTGAAGTAGTGGACGGTACTTTGGGCGGCGATAAATTTAAAATCGACAACGGATTAAAAGTATATCCGAATCCGACCAATAATACCAATCAAACGATTGTACAATCGGATTATCCGATCGATTTAATTGAGATATTTAATACAGAAGGTAAGCTAATGTATGCGACTAAAAATGTGAATAATAATAAGTATTCATTAATTACACAGGATTTACCGACAGGTATTTATATTCTGAAAATTCATTCCAGAAAATTGTTTACCGCCAAACTTATCGTTAAATAG
- a CDS encoding imm11 family protein — MKYYFLKHIINEGDIYIPFEYGDSITLLRDNKDSKLKKIPFVGKKETDYYAVTGHVISNHFKTFLELNTIPNIEFIPITFENKKKEELKAYAIKFTTTEDCIDPEKSDVVILLDTIREINKISFKKDFNMKFFLIKGYDYEIVVDNDMKEAMEKSNLKGISFTVIDENYKF; from the coding sequence ATGAAATATTATTTTTTAAAACATATCATTAACGAAGGGGATATTTATATTCCTTTTGAATATGGAGATAGTATAACATTATTAAGAGATAATAAAGATTCTAAGCTTAAGAAAATTCCTTTTGTCGGAAAAAAGGAGACCGATTATTACGCCGTAACAGGGCATGTAATTTCGAATCATTTTAAAACGTTTTTAGAACTAAATACAATTCCAAATATTGAGTTTATTCCTATCACTTTTGAAAATAAAAAGAAAGAGGAGTTAAAAGCCTATGCAATTAAATTTACGACTACAGAAGACTGCATTGATCCTGAAAAATCAGATGTTGTAATACTTCTCGATACGATTAGAGAAATAAATAAAATCTCTTTCAAAAAAGATTTTAACATGAAATTTTTCCTTATTAAAGGATATGATTATGAAATAGTTGTTGATAATGACATGAAGGAGGCAATGGAAAAAAGCAATCTAAAAGGCATCAGTTTTACTGTAATAGATGAAAATTATAAGTTCTAA
- a CDS encoding GNAT family N-acetyltransferase: protein MITIEQTNNDNKGFFKAVSDGKEAGLMTYSWAGSDKIIIDHTEVNPDFKGLNVGKNMVMEAVAFARKNHIKILPLCPFAKSVFDKNTDIHDVLF from the coding sequence ATGATAACAATAGAACAAACTAACAACGACAACAAAGGTTTTTTTAAAGCCGTTTCCGACGGAAAAGAAGCCGGATTAATGACTTATAGCTGGGCGGGTTCCGACAAAATAATTATTGATCACACCGAAGTGAATCCGGATTTTAAAGGTCTGAATGTAGGTAAAAACATGGTGATGGAAGCCGTGGCTTTTGCCCGCAAGAACCATATCAAAATACTACCCTTATGCCCTTTCGCGAAAAGTGTATTTGATAAAAATACCGATATCCACGATGTGCTGTTTTAA
- a CDS encoding OsmC family protein — protein sequence MDTITAHIGKERYTTTITARKHTLVSDEPNDLGGQDLGFAPQELFASALASCTIITLRMYADRKGWDLEDIKIEVTFDRDAAANVTRLERKLEFTGNLDDSQKERLKVIANSCPIHKTLMNPIEITTTVK from the coding sequence ATGGATACGATTACTGCTCATATCGGAAAAGAACGTTATACAACTACCATCACGGCTCGTAAACACACGCTTGTTTCTGATGAACCGAATGATTTAGGCGGACAGGATCTTGGTTTTGCACCGCAGGAATTATTTGCTTCGGCATTGGCCAGTTGTACGATTATCACGCTTCGGATGTATGCCGATCGTAAAGGATGGGATTTAGAAGATATTAAAATTGAGGTAACCTTCGATCGCGATGCTGCTGCTAATGTAACCCGCTTAGAGCGGAAACTGGAATTTACCGGCAATCTGGACGATTCGCAAAAAGAACGCTTAAAAGTGATTGCAAACAGTTGTCCGATTCATAAAACATTGATGAACCCGATTGAAATAACAACAACAGTAAAATAA
- a CDS encoding pirin family protein — MSNIQLIIEERAANIGNFMVGRLLPFREKRTVGPFAFIDHMGPAYLKDYQNLDVAPHPHIGLSTLTYLFEGSIMHKDSLGSEIEIQPGAVNWMTAGKGIVHSERTPNYLRTSEKVLHGLQIWVALPKALEQIEPSFVHVDKDDLPHWEENGLSFKLIAGEAFGKKSGVPVYSPLYFIEIKSTHAQKVNIGKDLYGESALYILEGSIKSDGNTFEPKQILIAKDSTLCEFEMGENTTVYIFGGEAFPEERFIFWNFVASDKELIEAAKERWEKQEFPKVPGETEFVPLPPPPKF; from the coding sequence ATGTCAAACATTCAACTGATTATAGAAGAGCGCGCTGCCAATATCGGTAACTTTATGGTAGGGCGCCTCTTACCTTTTCGGGAAAAAAGAACAGTTGGTCCTTTTGCTTTTATTGATCATATGGGACCGGCTTATTTAAAAGACTATCAGAACCTTGATGTGGCGCCGCATCCGCATATCGGATTATCGACATTGACTTACCTTTTTGAAGGTAGCATTATGCACAAGGACAGTTTGGGATCGGAAATTGAAATCCAGCCCGGAGCGGTTAACTGGATGACAGCCGGAAAAGGAATTGTACATTCTGAAAGAACACCAAATTATTTACGAACATCCGAAAAAGTATTACACGGATTACAAATTTGGGTAGCCTTGCCTAAAGCGTTAGAGCAAATAGAACCTTCTTTTGTACATGTTGATAAAGATGATTTACCGCATTGGGAAGAAAACGGATTGTCTTTTAAACTGATTGCCGGTGAAGCTTTCGGAAAAAAATCGGGAGTACCGGTTTATAGTCCGCTTTATTTTATAGAAATTAAGAGTACACACGCGCAAAAAGTAAACATCGGAAAGGATTTATACGGTGAAAGCGCTTTATACATTCTCGAAGGATCGATTAAAAGTGACGGAAATACGTTTGAACCGAAACAAATTCTGATTGCAAAAGACAGTACGCTTTGTGAATTTGAAATGGGTGAAAATACAACCGTTTATATTTTCGGCGGAGAAGCTTTTCCGGAAGAACGTTTTATTTTCTGGAATTTTGTTGCTTCCGACAAAGAATTGATCGAAGCTGCTAAAGAACGTTGGGAAAAACAAGAGTTTCCGAAAGTTCCGGGCGAAACTGAATTTGTTCCTTTACCTCCACCTCCAAAATTTTAA
- a CDS encoding pirin family protein, with amino-acid sequence MATKNIEIVVAPRPPHFVGDGFRVHNFIPSGYHLDMERMSPFIMMDYNSKYHFAPSEIPRGVGVHPHRGFETVTIAYKGKVAHHDSSGNSGVIGEGDVQWMTAASGVLHKEYHEKEFSKTGGEFQMVQLWVNLPAKDKMSKPKYQGITNEQINKYTLADNAGLIEVIAGDYQGVKGAASTFTPVQLQNAKLNKGGKAGFSFPSDYNTALLVIQGSIRVNGTEEIPTDHFVLFENKGEDFEIEALESDTIVLILSGAPINEPIFAHGPFVMNTREEIIQAFEDVNIGRFGYLED; translated from the coding sequence ATGGCAACAAAGAATATAGAAATAGTAGTAGCACCAAGACCTCCGCATTTTGTAGGTGACGGTTTTCGAGTGCACAATTTTATTCCAAGCGGTTATCATTTGGATATGGAACGTATGAGTCCGTTTATTATGATGGACTATAATTCTAAATATCACTTTGCTCCGTCAGAAATCCCGAGAGGCGTTGGCGTACATCCGCACCGTGGATTTGAAACAGTAACCATTGCCTATAAAGGAAAAGTCGCGCATCATGACAGTTCGGGTAACAGCGGAGTAATCGGTGAAGGCGACGTACAATGGATGACAGCAGCTTCCGGAGTATTACATAAAGAATACCACGAAAAAGAGTTTAGTAAAACCGGAGGTGAATTCCAGATGGTACAATTATGGGTCAACCTTCCGGCAAAAGACAAAATGTCTAAACCGAAATATCAGGGTATTACCAACGAACAAATCAATAAATATACTTTGGCCGATAATGCCGGTTTAATAGAAGTGATTGCCGGAGATTACCAGGGCGTAAAAGGTGCAGCCTCAACTTTTACACCGGTACAGCTTCAGAATGCAAAACTGAATAAAGGCGGAAAAGCCGGTTTTTCATTCCCGTCCGATTACAATACGGCTTTACTCGTAATTCAGGGAAGTATTCGTGTAAACGGAACAGAAGAAATTCCTACTGATCATTTTGTATTGTTTGAAAATAAAGGCGAAGATTTTGAAATTGAAGCTTTAGAAAGTGATACAATTGTATTAATTTTAAGCGGAGCACCGATTAATGAGCCTATTTTTGCTCACGGACCGTTTGTTATGAATACCCGGGAGGAGATCATACAGGCTTTTGAAGACGTTAATATAGGACGTTTTGGCTATTTGGAAGACTAA
- a CDS encoding Crp/Fnr family transcriptional regulator has translation MTLPFPNLKSYLQSKAGITDNQFELLTDNLKTATIEKGAVILQPGEICNHSFFVEQGLLRSYTIDQSGKEHIIQFATESWIISDRSSTYFNEPSDFFIDAVEPTTFIYLDQDFIHKAAEISASFRVFNERALQNHIRHLQKRINLLLGATAEQRYLDFIKLYPDVTLRVPQWMIASYLGITPESLSRVRKELAKRNFNPY, from the coding sequence ATGACACTTCCCTTTCCCAACCTTAAAAGCTACCTGCAATCCAAAGCCGGAATAACCGATAACCAATTTGAACTGCTCACCGATAATCTAAAAACAGCTACAATAGAGAAAGGTGCGGTAATATTACAACCCGGTGAAATTTGCAATCATTCCTTTTTTGTTGAACAGGGGTTACTCCGATCCTATACGATTGATCAGTCCGGAAAAGAACATATCATTCAGTTTGCAACCGAAAGCTGGATTATCAGTGACCGGAGCAGTACCTATTTTAATGAACCGTCTGATTTTTTTATCGATGCGGTCGAACCGACTACATTTATATACCTGGATCAGGATTTTATTCACAAAGCAGCTGAAATAAGCGCTTCTTTTCGGGTTTTTAATGAAAGAGCCTTACAAAATCATATTCGTCATTTACAAAAACGAATCAATCTTTTATTAGGTGCGACGGCAGAACAGCGTTATCTTGATTTTATCAAACTCTATCCGGATGTCACTTTACGCGTTCCGCAATGGATGATCGCTTCCTATCTCGGCATTACACCCGAAAGTTTGAGTCGGGTACGGAAAGAACTGGCCAAACGTAACTTTAATCCGTATTAA
- the pyrR gene encoding bifunctional pyr operon transcriptional regulator/uracil phosphoribosyltransferase PyrR: MSQKILLTSKEVNIILHRLACQLIEKHLDFTNTILIGIQPRGKYLAERIKQLLEDEYHVKDVALGFLDITFFRDDFRRNEKPLEANKTQIDFLVEDKKVVFIDDVLYTGRSIRSALTAIQSFGRPSEIELLVLIDRRFSRHLPIQPDYRGRQVDVINNERVIVNWKQNEGEDEVLLVSKTTTNN, encoded by the coding sequence ATGAGTCAAAAAATATTGCTCACTTCGAAAGAAGTCAATATCATTCTGCATCGTTTGGCCTGTCAGTTAATCGAGAAACATCTTGATTTTACAAACACTATTCTTATCGGGATTCAACCCAGAGGGAAATATTTAGCAGAACGAATCAAACAACTTTTAGAGGACGAATATCACGTTAAAGATGTAGCACTTGGATTTTTGGATATTACATTTTTCCGGGATGATTTCCGCAGAAACGAAAAGCCGCTTGAAGCCAATAAGACCCAGATCGATTTTTTGGTAGAAGACAAAAAAGTGGTTTTTATCGATGACGTTTTATATACCGGACGAAGTATAAGATCGGCTTTAACCGCCATTCAGTCATTCGGACGACCATCAGAAATAGAACTTCTGGTATTAATTGACCGTCGTTTTAGCAGACATTTACCGATTCAGCCGGATTATCGCGGTCGTCAGGTAGATGTGATTAATAACGAAAGAGTGATCGTAAACTGGAAACAGAATGAAGGAGAGGACGAAGTCCTGTTAGTGTCTAAAACAACAACCAACAACTAA
- a CDS encoding aspartate carbamoyltransferase catalytic subunit produces the protein MKELSVNHLLGIKYINKNDIDLIFETADHFKEVINRPIKKVPSLRDVTIANIFFENSTRTKLSFELAQKRLSADVISFSAAQSSVKKGETLIDTVNNILSMKVDMVVMRHSNPGAAHFLAQNVNASIVNAGDGAHEHPTQALLDSFSIREKLGEVAGKKVVIVGDILHSRVALSNIFALQMQGAEVKVCGPKTLIPKHIESLGVKVEPNLRKALEWCDVANMLRVQNERMDVNYFPSTREYAQQYGVDKTLLDSLNKEIVIMHPGPINRGVEITSDVADSQQSVILNQVENGVAIRMAVIYLLASKIK, from the coding sequence ATGAAAGAGTTAAGTGTCAATCATTTACTTGGAATAAAATACATCAACAAAAACGATATTGATTTAATTTTTGAAACCGCTGATCACTTTAAAGAAGTAATTAACCGGCCGATCAAAAAAGTACCGTCCTTACGGGATGTAACGATTGCCAACATTTTTTTTGAAAACAGTACGCGAACAAAATTGTCATTCGAACTGGCTCAAAAACGTTTGTCAGCCGATGTAATCAGCTTTTCCGCAGCGCAATCATCGGTTAAAAAAGGAGAAACTTTAATCGATACCGTAAATAATATCCTTTCCATGAAAGTGGATATGGTCGTGATGCGTCACAGCAATCCCGGAGCTGCTCATTTTCTGGCGCAAAATGTAAATGCGAGTATTGTAAATGCCGGAGACGGAGCACACGAACACCCGACACAAGCTTTATTAGACAGTTTTTCCATTCGTGAAAAGCTAGGTGAAGTAGCCGGAAAAAAAGTGGTGATAGTAGGTGATATTTTGCATTCCCGCGTGGCATTGTCAAACATCTTTGCCTTACAGATGCAAGGGGCAGAAGTTAAGGTTTGCGGACCGAAAACATTGATTCCGAAACATATCGAAAGTCTTGGAGTAAAAGTAGAACCAAACCTTCGTAAAGCATTGGAATGGTGTGATGTGGCAAACATGCTTCGTGTGCAAAATGAACGTATGGACGTTAATTATTTTCCGTCAACAAGAGAATATGCACAACAATATGGCGTTGATAAAACATTGTTGGATTCCTTAAATAAAGAGATTGTAATTATGCACCCCGGACCGATAAACCGTGGAGTTGAAATCACATCAGATGTAGCCGATTCACAACAGTCGGTTATCCTGAACCAGGTAGAAAACGGAGTCGCCATTCGTATGGCCGTTATCTATTTACTGGCCTCAAAAATCAAATAA
- a CDS encoding ribonuclease Z has protein sequence MKVEERGHTIVIKDTESNVQAFLEKVTSQHNSYKNHNLVLDISQDETVDITSLKLFTPLSKNHKKGKKSFVIVASAIDFNRVPASLLVVPTLLEAHDMIEMEEIERDLGF, from the coding sequence ATGAAAGTAGAAGAGAGAGGCCATACAATCGTTATCAAAGATACGGAAAGTAACGTACAGGCTTTTTTAGAAAAAGTTACAAGCCAGCATAACAGTTATAAAAACCACAATCTTGTTTTGGATATATCCCAGGATGAAACGGTGGATATAACATCCCTTAAATTATTTACCCCTTTATCAAAAAATCATAAAAAAGGGAAAAAGTCTTTTGTAATAGTAGCCAGTGCTATCGATTTTAATCGGGTTCCGGCATCATTACTGGTTGTTCCGACCTTATTGGAAGCGCATGATATGATCGAGATGGAAGAAATTGAGCGCGATTTAGGCTTTTAA
- a CDS encoding ribonuclease Z encodes MKLTILGCYAATPRTITNPTAQVLEIKNRMFLIDCGEGTQVQLRKKKIKFSRIEHIFISHLHGDHFYGLVGLISTFMLLNRVSDLHVYGPKGIKEVILLQLRLSGSYTGYNLYFHELESKESEVIYEDEKVKVSTIPLKHRVYTNGYHFQEKNPERKLDINAILNYGIEQCYYQKIKYGGDITLDDGTVIPNEKITFDPEPEKSYAFCSDTVYDESIVPLIENTTVLYHESTFLETEAHLAEKTLHCTAKQAANIAKLANVKQLLLGHYSTRYEQIAFFKEEAETIFPNVLLSDDGKVFEF; translated from the coding sequence ATGAAACTAACCATATTGGGCTGTTATGCAGCCACACCCAGAACTATAACCAATCCGACAGCACAAGTCTTAGAAATCAAGAACAGAATGTTTTTGATTGACTGCGGAGAAGGGACACAGGTACAACTTCGTAAAAAGAAAATCAAGTTTTCGAGGATTGAGCATATTTTTATTTCGCATTTACACGGTGATCATTTTTACGGATTAGTAGGATTGATTTCAACTTTTATGTTGTTAAACCGGGTTAGCGATCTGCATGTCTATGGTCCGAAAGGAATAAAAGAAGTTATTTTACTACAACTGCGCCTATCGGGATCTTACACCGGTTATAATTTGTATTTCCATGAGTTGGAAAGCAAGGAAAGCGAAGTGATATATGAAGATGAAAAAGTAAAAGTATCCACAATTCCTTTAAAACACCGTGTTTATACAAACGGTTATCATTTTCAGGAAAAAAATCCGGAACGGAAACTCGATATTAATGCCATTTTAAATTATGGTATTGAACAGTGCTACTATCAAAAAATAAAATACGGCGGCGATATCACTTTAGATGACGGTACGGTGATTCCGAATGAAAAAATAACTTTCGATCCAGAGCCGGAAAAGAGTTATGCCTTTTGTTCGGATACGGTTTACGACGAAAGTATTGTACCGTTAATTGAAAATACCACAGTATTATATCATGAGAGTACGTTTCTTGAAACGGAAGCCCATTTGGCTGAAAAAACATTGCATTGTACCGCAAAACAAGCAGCAAATATTGCTAAGTTAGCCAATGTAAAGCAATTACTGCTAGGACATTATTCGACTCGTTATGAGCAAATTGCCTTTTTTAAAGAAGAAGCTGAAACAATTTTCCCTAATGTACTGTTAAGTGATGATGGGAAAGTATTCGAATTCTAA
- the pdxH gene encoding pyridoxamine 5'-phosphate oxidase has product MSDLSDYRKSYEKAALLESNIPEDPINLFQRWFYEVEEFGGIEEVNAMTVSTIGLDGFPKSRIVLLKKFNEEGFIFFTNYNSEKGRAIAANPHICLSFFWPTAERQVIIKGIAEKTTEIISDNYFDSRPDGSKLGAIASDQSAVIPSREYLEQKLTEIEKSYEGKTIPRPEHWGGFLVRPVEVEFWQGRPNRLHDRIRYSLTAEYDWKIERLSS; this is encoded by the coding sequence ATGAGTGATTTAAGTGATTATAGAAAATCCTACGAAAAAGCAGCTTTGCTGGAAAGTAATATACCGGAAGATCCAATTAATCTTTTTCAGCGTTGGTTTTATGAAGTGGAAGAATTCGGCGGAATAGAAGAAGTAAATGCAATGACGGTATCCACAATCGGTTTGGACGGATTTCCGAAATCGCGTATCGTTTTACTTAAAAAATTTAATGAAGAAGGTTTTATTTTCTTTACCAATTATAATTCGGAAAAGGGAAGGGCAATAGCGGCTAATCCGCATATTTGTTTGTCATTTTTCTGGCCAACAGCCGAAAGGCAGGTTATTATTAAAGGAATTGCAGAAAAAACGACTGAAATTATATCGGATAATTATTTTGACAGTCGGCCGGATGGTAGCAAACTGGGCGCTATTGCATCCGATCAAAGTGCCGTAATTCCATCCCGTGAATACCTGGAACAAAAACTGACCGAAATTGAAAAAAGCTACGAAGGGAAAACGATACCACGACCGGAACATTGGGGCGGCTTTTTGGTTCGACCGGTAGAAGTAGAGTTTTGGCAGGGACGTCCGAACCGACTTCATGATCGGATTCGTTATTCCTTAACAGCAGAATACGACTGGAAAATTGAAAGACTTTCCTCATAA
- a CDS encoding CAP domain-containing protein, translating into MKLFRSTFLLMCFLMMTSCSTDSTEDTGTQYKVVNDFTYNQEELQIEQKINDYRISKGLKPLEVINHISYLSEGHDEYMISTKTVDHSYFSEREQNLKSTLGARKVGENIAYGYGTTAATFSAWLNSDMHRMNIEGDYTHFGIAVRKDVNGDMYITNIFIKK; encoded by the coding sequence ATGAAACTATTTCGTAGCACATTCCTATTGATGTGCTTTTTAATGATGACTTCCTGTTCCACGGATAGTACTGAAGATACCGGTACGCAATATAAAGTGGTTAATGATTTTACGTATAATCAGGAAGAACTACAGATTGAACAAAAGATTAACGATTATCGTATTAGTAAAGGATTAAAGCCTTTAGAAGTGATCAATCATATATCGTATTTGTCGGAAGGACATGATGAATATATGATTTCAACCAAAACCGTAGACCATTCTTATTTTAGCGAACGGGAACAGAACCTGAAATCGACTCTCGGCGCCCGAAAAGTAGGAGAGAATATTGCTTATGGTTACGGAACTACGGCAGCTACTTTCAGTGCGTGGCTTAACAGCGATATGCACCGGATGAATATTGAAGGCGATTATACGCATTTCGGTATTGCTGTAAGAAAAGATGTAAACGGAGATATGTATATAACCAATATCTTTATTAAAAAATAA